The following proteins come from a genomic window of Cryptosporangium phraense:
- a CDS encoding amidohydrolase, with product MPGGADHRGIRPGVHSADAFAPAAFGRGWPGPVNLDAWVADHFDELVRFRRHVHAHPDLSNHEQPTAGLVAERLRAAGLQPVMLPKGNGLSCDVGSGEHLVALRADLDALPLPDVKDVPYRSTVEGVCHACGHDVHTTVVLGAGLALASLGDALPGRVRLLFQPAEEALPSGSLDIINAGRMAGVQEIFAIHCDPRTLAGQVGLRVGAITAAADFVKVDLSGPGGHTARPHLTVDLVGALARVVSEVPALLSRRVDVRSALSLVWGAVHSGVAPNAIPQTGTVLGSVRCLDHAAWELAPKLIEQLVHQVVAPTGASAVVEYTRGMPPVVNHPHSAGILTQAAVSALGEESVVDTQQSMGGEDYSWYLEHCWGAMARLGVGRPGEALDLHQGSFDVDEKAIGYGVKLLAEAALIALHERVV from the coding sequence ATGCCTGGTGGCGCGGATCACCGGGGTATCCGGCCGGGGGTACACTCTGCCGATGCATTTGCACCCGCCGCATTCGGACGAGGGTGGCCCGGCCCGGTGAATTTGGACGCCTGGGTGGCCGACCACTTCGATGAGCTCGTCCGGTTCCGTCGCCACGTGCACGCGCACCCCGATCTCTCGAACCACGAGCAACCCACCGCGGGGCTGGTCGCCGAGCGTCTGAGAGCGGCCGGGCTGCAACCGGTGATGCTCCCGAAGGGCAACGGGCTCTCCTGCGACGTCGGCTCCGGCGAGCACCTCGTGGCGCTCCGCGCCGACCTCGACGCGCTGCCGCTGCCCGACGTCAAGGACGTGCCCTACCGGTCGACGGTGGAGGGGGTGTGCCACGCCTGCGGGCACGACGTCCACACGACGGTCGTGCTCGGGGCCGGGCTCGCGCTGGCGTCGCTCGGGGACGCGCTGCCGGGGCGGGTGCGGCTGCTGTTCCAGCCGGCCGAGGAGGCGCTGCCGTCCGGCTCGCTCGACATCATCAACGCCGGGCGGATGGCGGGTGTCCAGGAGATCTTCGCGATCCACTGCGACCCGCGGACGCTGGCCGGCCAGGTCGGGCTGCGGGTCGGGGCGATCACCGCGGCGGCCGACTTCGTGAAGGTCGACCTCTCCGGGCCCGGTGGGCACACCGCGAGGCCGCACCTCACCGTCGACCTGGTGGGTGCGCTGGCCCGGGTCGTGTCCGAGGTGCCCGCGCTGCTCTCCCGCCGGGTCGACGTCCGGTCGGCGCTGTCGCTGGTGTGGGGCGCTGTGCACAGTGGCGTCGCGCCGAACGCGATCCCGCAGACCGGCACCGTGCTGGGCTCGGTGCGCTGTCTCGACCACGCGGCCTGGGAGCTGGCGCCGAAGCTCATCGAGCAGCTCGTCCACCAGGTGGTCGCGCCGACCGGAGCGTCGGCCGTGGTCGAGTACACCCGCGGTATGCCGCCGGTCGTCAACCACCCGCACTCGGCCGGGATCCTGACCCAGGCCGCGGTCTCGGCGCTGGGCGAGGAGTCGGTCGTCGACACGCAGCAGAGCATGGGTGGTGAGGATTACTCCTGGTATCTCGAGCACTGCTGGGGCGCGATGGCCCGCCTCGGCGTCGGCCGCCCCGGCGAGGCGCTCGACCTGCACCAGGGCTCGTTCGACGTCGACGAGAAGGCGATCGGGTACGGCGTGAAGCTGCTCGCCGAGGCCGCTCTGATCGCCTTGCACGAGCGGGTGGTCTAG
- a CDS encoding NAD(P)H-quinone dehydrogenase: MSRIVIIGGGPAGYEAALVAARLGAEVTLVERDGLGGACVLYDCVPSKTFIASSDAATAFKQGDALGVMACEPEDVEVNAPAVHGRVKGLALAQSADIRGTVAATGVEVVRGFAKLDGRTGLRHVVTVEPTGGAPYRVEADTVLLATGATPRIIPGAEPDGERILTWRDVYDLPELPKHLVVVGSGVTGAEFASAYLAMGVQVTLVSSRDRVMPHEDSDAANLIEQVFARRGMTILYKARAEGVSRTAGGIEVRLTDGRVVEGSHALMTIGSVPNTAGLGLEESGVETGPGGFLTVDRVSRTNVPGIYAAGDVTGVLMLASVAATQGRIAMWHALGEAVQPLRLRTVAANVFTDPEIATVGFGQTAVEAGEVPARTVTLPLGTNPRAKMQGLTDGFVKLFCRPASGLVIGGVVVAPRASELILPIALAVENHLTVEQIARTISIYPSLSGSLTEAARQLMQHEFE, translated from the coding sequence GTGTCGCGCATCGTAATCATTGGTGGGGGTCCGGCCGGATACGAGGCAGCGCTCGTCGCCGCTCGCCTGGGCGCGGAGGTGACGCTCGTCGAGCGGGACGGCCTGGGTGGGGCGTGCGTTCTCTACGACTGCGTCCCGAGCAAGACGTTCATCGCGTCGTCCGACGCGGCCACCGCGTTCAAGCAGGGCGACGCGCTCGGCGTGATGGCCTGCGAGCCGGAGGACGTCGAGGTCAACGCCCCGGCCGTGCACGGACGGGTGAAGGGACTGGCGCTGGCCCAGTCGGCCGACATCCGGGGCACGGTCGCTGCGACCGGCGTCGAGGTCGTGCGCGGCTTCGCCAAGCTCGACGGGCGCACCGGGCTGCGTCACGTCGTCACGGTCGAGCCGACCGGCGGCGCGCCGTACCGGGTCGAGGCCGACACCGTGCTGCTGGCCACCGGCGCGACCCCGCGGATCATCCCGGGCGCCGAGCCCGACGGCGAGCGGATCCTGACCTGGCGGGACGTCTACGACCTGCCCGAGCTGCCGAAACACCTGGTCGTCGTGGGCTCAGGGGTCACCGGCGCCGAGTTCGCCAGCGCGTACCTGGCGATGGGCGTGCAGGTCACGCTGGTCTCCAGCCGCGACCGCGTGATGCCGCACGAGGACTCCGACGCCGCCAACCTGATCGAGCAGGTGTTCGCCCGGCGCGGGATGACGATCCTCTACAAGGCGCGGGCCGAAGGGGTCTCGCGCACGGCCGGTGGCATCGAGGTGCGGCTGACCGACGGGCGGGTCGTCGAGGGCAGCCACGCGCTGATGACGATCGGCTCGGTACCGAACACCGCCGGCCTGGGCCTGGAGGAGAGCGGGGTCGAGACCGGCCCGGGCGGGTTCCTCACCGTCGACCGCGTGTCGCGGACCAACGTGCCCGGCATCTACGCGGCCGGGGACGTCACCGGGGTGCTGATGCTGGCGTCGGTCGCGGCCACCCAGGGGCGGATCGCGATGTGGCACGCGCTCGGCGAGGCCGTGCAGCCGCTTCGACTACGGACCGTGGCCGCGAACGTGTTCACCGATCCGGAGATCGCGACGGTCGGGTTCGGGCAGACCGCGGTCGAGGCCGGCGAGGTGCCGGCCCGCACCGTGACGCTGCCGCTGGGCACCAACCCGCGGGCGAAGATGCAGGGGCTCACCGACGGGTTCGTGAAGCTGTTCTGCCGTCCGGCGTCCGGGCTGGTGATCGGCGGGGTCGTGGTGGCGCCCCGGGCGAGCGAGCTGATCCTGCCGATCGCGCTGGCCGTGGAGAACCACCTCACGGTCGAACAGATCGCCCGGACGATCAGCATCTACCCGTCGCTGTCCGGATCTCTCACCGAGGCCGCCCGCCAACTCATGCAGCACGAATTCGAGTAG
- a CDS encoding 3-hydroxybutyrate dehydrogenase — protein sequence MQGRTALVTGAASGIGLAIAEAFHRAGAGLVLLDRDPSVAEPAERLGGTAHVVDLADRDAILALGRLDADVLVNVAGVQHVAPVEDFPPEKFALILALMLEAPFLLSRAVLPGMYERGWGRLIHVSSAHGLRASPYKSAYVSAKHGLEGLSKVLALEAGPKGVTSNTICPAYVRTPLVEKQIADQARTHGIGEDEVIEKIMLTQPAIKRLIEPSEVAAAALWLCDDAASFQNGSALVLDGGWSAR from the coding sequence ATGCAGGGCAGGACTGCGCTCGTCACCGGGGCGGCTAGTGGGATCGGGCTGGCGATCGCCGAAGCGTTCCACCGGGCCGGGGCCGGGCTCGTGCTGCTCGATCGGGACCCCTCCGTCGCCGAGCCGGCCGAGCGCCTCGGCGGCACCGCGCACGTCGTCGATCTGGCCGACCGGGACGCGATCCTCGCGCTCGGGCGTCTCGACGCGGACGTCCTGGTCAACGTCGCCGGCGTGCAGCACGTCGCACCGGTCGAGGACTTCCCGCCGGAGAAGTTCGCGCTGATCCTGGCCCTGATGCTCGAGGCACCGTTCCTGCTCAGCCGGGCCGTCCTGCCGGGCATGTACGAGCGTGGCTGGGGCCGCCTGATCCACGTCTCCTCGGCCCACGGGCTGCGCGCGTCGCCGTACAAGTCCGCCTACGTCTCGGCCAAGCACGGCCTGGAGGGCCTGTCGAAGGTGCTGGCGCTCGAGGCCGGCCCGAAGGGCGTCACCTCGAACACGATCTGCCCGGCCTACGTGCGGACGCCGCTGGTCGAGAAGCAGATCGCCGACCAGGCGCGCACCCACGGCATCGGCGAGGACGAAGTGATCGAGAAGATCATGCTGACCCAGCCGGCGATCAAGCGGCTGATCGAGCCGTCCGAGGTCGCCGCGGCCGCGCTGTGGCTGTGCGACGACGCCGCGAGCTTCCAGAATGGGTCGGCACTCGTTCTCGACGGCGGATGGAGCGCGCGATGA
- a CDS encoding alpha/beta fold hydrolase has translation MDLLLPGITTRRIPTERLTTNILEVENRTDGEPVVFIHGNVSSSLFWQYAMRDLPATFRPIAVDLRGFGDSDPAPVDATRGLRDFSDDVVSLLEWLELDRVHFVGWSMGGGVVLHLLREHPALVRTATLVNPVSPYGFGGTKGVDGVHLEPPGLGAGAGSANAEFVERLSVGDRTADEPVSPRAVLGSSYVKAGFTPEPDDADRWVASMLSTRTGDDNYPGTSEVTPEWPGVLPGTRGVLNTMAPTFFRVDDLDVIEPKPPIYWIRGDSDVIVSDTSLFDLAYLGQIGAVPGWPGDELAPPQPMVSQTRHVLDRYVLAGGRYEELVITDTGHSPHIEKPKEFLATLVESITEYTD, from the coding sequence ATGGACCTGCTCCTGCCCGGGATCACCACCCGTCGCATCCCGACCGAGCGACTCACGACGAACATCCTCGAGGTCGAGAATCGCACCGACGGCGAGCCCGTCGTCTTCATCCACGGCAACGTCTCGTCGTCGCTGTTCTGGCAGTACGCGATGCGCGACCTGCCGGCCACGTTCCGGCCGATCGCCGTCGACCTCCGCGGGTTCGGCGACAGCGACCCCGCGCCGGTGGACGCCACCCGCGGCCTGCGCGACTTCAGCGACGACGTCGTGTCGCTGCTCGAGTGGCTCGAGCTCGACCGGGTGCACTTCGTCGGGTGGAGCATGGGCGGCGGGGTGGTGCTGCACCTGCTCCGCGAGCACCCGGCCCTGGTCCGGACGGCCACGCTGGTCAACCCGGTCTCGCCGTACGGATTCGGCGGGACGAAGGGCGTCGACGGCGTCCACCTGGAGCCGCCGGGCCTCGGGGCCGGCGCCGGATCGGCGAACGCCGAGTTCGTCGAGCGCCTGTCGGTCGGCGACCGCACGGCCGACGAGCCGGTGTCGCCGCGGGCCGTGCTGGGCAGCAGCTACGTCAAGGCCGGCTTCACGCCGGAGCCGGACGACGCCGACCGCTGGGTGGCCTCGATGCTCAGCACGCGTACCGGTGACGACAACTACCCGGGGACGTCCGAGGTGACGCCGGAGTGGCCGGGCGTGCTGCCGGGGACGCGGGGCGTGCTGAACACGATGGCGCCCACGTTCTTCCGGGTCGACGATCTCGACGTGATCGAGCCGAAGCCGCCGATCTACTGGATCCGCGGCGACTCCGACGTGATCGTGTCGGACACGTCGCTGTTCGACCTGGCCTACCTGGGCCAGATCGGTGCGGTGCCGGGCTGGCCGGGCGACGAGCTGGCGCCGCCGCAGCCGATGGTGTCGCAGACCCGGCACGTGCTCGACCGCTACGTGCTGGCCGGCGGGCGCTACGAGGAGCTGGTGATCACCGACACCGGTCACTCCCCGCACATCGAGAAGCCCAAGGAGTTCCTGGCCACCCTGGTCGAATCGATCACGGAGTACACCGACTGA
- a CDS encoding phytase: MRIALVVLLALLSTGAAAAPDGQATAGATVETPPVQHSGDAADDPAIWYDRTDSSRSMVIGTDKMGALETYDLQGRLLQRITGIMPNNVDVRDDVVVAADDDTDEGVLRIFLVDPATRKLRPAAVIPTAVTAHGVCMYRSPVSDKLYAFPTAVSGRVEEFELTVRGSRVDARSVRLFNLGRTVEGCVADDASGALYVAEEKVGIWRYDAEPSPRHSRVLVDGARPERDGHLQADVEGLAIAGDRLYASSQGSSDFTVYGRMVNAYLGRFRVVNSGDVDGCQDTDGIDATSRPLGAGFPAGMFVCQDGYNVRGSTVLKQNFKFVPLERVVAPIGTSPTPFG; this comes from the coding sequence ATGCGTATCGCACTGGTGGTGCTGCTGGCCCTGCTGTCGACGGGAGCCGCGGCCGCGCCCGACGGCCAGGCCACGGCCGGCGCCACCGTCGAGACGCCTCCGGTGCAGCACTCCGGCGACGCGGCCGACGACCCGGCGATCTGGTACGACCGCACGGATTCGTCGCGGTCGATGGTGATCGGCACCGACAAGATGGGCGCGCTGGAGACCTACGACCTGCAGGGACGCCTCCTGCAGCGGATCACCGGCATCATGCCGAACAACGTCGACGTGCGTGACGACGTGGTGGTGGCCGCGGACGACGACACCGACGAGGGCGTGCTGCGGATCTTCCTGGTCGACCCGGCGACGCGGAAGCTGCGGCCGGCCGCGGTCATCCCGACCGCGGTCACCGCGCACGGCGTGTGCATGTACCGGTCGCCGGTGTCCGACAAGCTGTACGCGTTCCCGACCGCGGTGTCCGGCCGGGTGGAGGAGTTCGAGCTGACGGTCCGCGGGTCGCGGGTGGACGCCCGGTCGGTGCGGCTGTTCAACCTCGGGCGGACGGTCGAGGGCTGCGTGGCCGACGACGCGTCCGGGGCGCTGTACGTGGCCGAGGAGAAGGTCGGGATCTGGCGGTACGACGCCGAGCCGAGCCCCCGGCACTCGCGGGTCCTGGTCGACGGCGCGCGCCCGGAGCGCGACGGGCACCTGCAGGCCGACGTCGAGGGGCTGGCCATCGCCGGTGACCGGCTGTACGCCTCCTCCCAGGGCAGCAGCGACTTCACCGTGTACGGACGGATGGTCAACGCCTACCTCGGTCGGTTCCGGGTCGTGAACAGCGGCGACGTCGACGGGTGCCAGGACACCGACGGGATCGACGCGACCTCGCGCCCGCTCGGGGCGGGGTTCCCGGCCGGGATGTTCGTCTGCCAGGACGGCTACAACGTCCGCGGCTCGACCGTGCTCAAGCAGAACTTCAAGTTCGTGCCGCTGGAGCGCGTGGTGGCCCCGATCGGAACGTCTCCGACCCCGTTCGGCTGA
- a CDS encoding gamma-glutamylcyclotransferase: MALYAAYGTNMHPSQMRERCPRSPSAGIGWLEGWRLTFGGEELGWEGALATIVEAPDERVFVALYDVSEFDEPTLDAWEGADRGLYQKLKVRVHTLEGEALAWLHVLDSYEGGLPSARYLGLIAEAAQEAGAPDDYVSALRARPCNSTEL; the protein is encoded by the coding sequence ATGGCCCTCTACGCCGCCTACGGGACGAACATGCACCCGAGTCAGATGCGAGAGCGGTGCCCGCGCTCCCCGAGCGCCGGCATCGGCTGGCTGGAAGGGTGGCGCCTGACCTTCGGCGGCGAAGAGCTCGGCTGGGAGGGCGCGCTGGCGACGATCGTCGAGGCGCCCGACGAGCGGGTGTTCGTCGCGCTGTACGACGTCAGCGAGTTCGACGAGCCGACGCTGGACGCCTGGGAGGGCGCCGACCGCGGGCTGTACCAGAAGCTCAAGGTGCGGGTGCACACGCTCGAGGGCGAGGCGCTGGCCTGGCTGCACGTGCTCGACTCCTACGAGGGCGGCCTGCCGTCCGCGCGGTACCTCGGGCTGATCGCCGAGGCCGCCCAGGAGGCCGGCGCCCCCGACGACTACGTCAGCGCCCTCCGCGCCCGTCCCTGCAACTCGACGGAGCTTTAG
- a CDS encoding acetyl/propionyl/methylcrotonyl-CoA carboxylase subunit alpha encodes MHKVLIANRGEIAVRVARACRDAGLTSVAVYADSDRDALHTRLADEAYALGGDTPGDSYLRIDKIIDVAKRSGADAVHPGYGFLSENASFAQAVIDAGLTWIGPTPEAITALGDKVEARHIATAAGAPLVPGTKDPVGSADEIVAFAREHGLPVAIKAAFGGGGRGLKVARTLEEIPELFASAVREAESAFGRGECFVERYLDHPRHVEAQVLADTHGTVIVVGTRDCSLQRRHQKLVEEAPAPFLNDEQRGSIHHAAKAICKAAGYHGAGTVEFLVGVDGTISFLEVNTRLQVEHPVSEETSGLDLVREQFRIADGEPLRITEDPAPRGHSIEFRINGEDPGRGFLPAPGVVKSFVLPTGPGVRVDTGVEPGSVIGGNFDSLLAKLIVTGSTREEALERSRRALDEMQVEGIATVLPFHRVVVRDPAFTSEPFSVHTRWIETEFDNQIPAYTAAAAAAEAETRETVVVEVGGKRLEVSLPAGLGVASAEPSKKPKKRAGGAKAGVAAGGDAVVSPMQGTIVKIAVSDGDQVAEGDLVVVLEAMKMEQPLTAHKAGTISGLSASVGDVIASGAAVCEIA; translated from the coding sequence GTGCACAAGGTCCTCATCGCCAATCGGGGCGAGATCGCGGTCCGGGTCGCTCGGGCCTGTCGCGACGCCGGGCTGACCAGCGTCGCGGTGTACGCCGACTCCGACCGGGACGCGCTGCACACGCGGCTCGCCGACGAGGCCTACGCCCTCGGCGGCGACACCCCGGGCGACTCGTACCTGCGCATCGACAAGATCATCGACGTCGCGAAGCGCTCCGGGGCCGACGCGGTGCACCCCGGGTACGGCTTCCTGTCCGAGAACGCGTCGTTCGCGCAGGCCGTGATCGACGCCGGCCTCACCTGGATCGGCCCGACGCCGGAGGCGATCACCGCGCTGGGCGACAAGGTCGAGGCCCGGCACATCGCGACCGCGGCCGGTGCGCCGCTGGTCCCCGGCACGAAGGACCCGGTCGGTAGCGCCGACGAGATCGTCGCGTTCGCGCGGGAGCACGGTCTCCCGGTCGCGATCAAGGCCGCGTTCGGCGGTGGTGGCCGCGGTCTGAAGGTCGCCCGGACGCTGGAGGAGATCCCGGAGCTGTTCGCGTCCGCGGTCCGCGAGGCCGAATCCGCCTTCGGACGTGGTGAGTGCTTCGTCGAGCGGTACCTGGACCATCCCCGGCACGTCGAGGCGCAGGTGCTGGCCGACACCCACGGCACCGTGATCGTGGTGGGGACGCGGGACTGTTCGTTGCAGCGGCGGCACCAGAAGCTCGTCGAAGAGGCGCCGGCGCCGTTCCTGAACGACGAGCAGCGCGGATCCATCCATCACGCCGCTAAAGCGATCTGCAAGGCGGCCGGGTACCACGGCGCCGGCACCGTCGAGTTCCTGGTCGGGGTCGACGGGACGATCTCGTTCCTCGAGGTCAACACCCGCCTGCAGGTGGAGCACCCGGTCAGCGAGGAGACGTCCGGACTCGACCTGGTGCGCGAGCAGTTCCGGATCGCCGACGGCGAGCCGCTGCGGATCACCGAGGACCCGGCGCCGCGCGGCCACTCGATCGAGTTCCGGATCAACGGCGAGGACCCGGGCCGCGGCTTCCTGCCCGCGCCCGGCGTGGTGAAGTCGTTCGTGCTGCCGACCGGGCCGGGCGTCCGGGTCGACACCGGCGTCGAGCCGGGCTCGGTGATCGGCGGGAACTTCGACTCGCTGCTGGCCAAGCTGATCGTCACCGGGTCGACGCGCGAGGAGGCGCTCGAGCGCTCGCGCCGGGCACTGGACGAGATGCAGGTCGAGGGCATCGCGACCGTGCTGCCGTTCCACCGGGTCGTGGTGCGGGACCCGGCGTTCACGTCCGAGCCGTTCAGCGTGCACACGCGGTGGATCGAGACCGAGTTCGACAACCAGATCCCGGCCTACACCGCGGCGGCTGCGGCGGCCGAAGCGGAGACGCGCGAGACGGTCGTGGTCGAGGTCGGTGGGAAGCGGCTCGAGGTGTCGCTGCCCGCCGGGCTGGGGGTCGCTTCGGCGGAGCCGTCGAAGAAACCGAAGAAGCGGGCCGGGGGCGCGAAGGCCGGCGTCGCCGCCGGCGGCGACGCGGTCGTCTCGCCGATGCAGGGCACGATCGTGAAGATCGCGGTCTCGGACGGCGACCAGGTCGCCGAGGGGGACCTCGTGGTCGTGCTCGAGGCGATGAAGATGGAGCAGCCGCTCACCGCGCACAAGGCCGGCACGATCAGCGGCCTGTCCGCGTCGGTCGGGGACGTGATCGCGAGCGGCGCGGCGGTCTGCGAAATCGCCTGA
- a CDS encoding alpha/beta hydrolase, whose product MTYRLEQVAGLTVGVWGEPNGTPVLAIHGITANHQSWKAIADAYDGQIIAPDLRGRGGSWELPGPSSMERHAEDALAVLDELGVEKAIIAGHSMGGFVASVLAHRHPERVERLVLVDGGIPFPPIEDDVDRVMEAILGPALSRLEITWPDREAVHLFWKAHPALSDWNSYVEAYVDYDVGDGETDLRSRIAPEIIRADGRDMHLGQAAKDAYADLPNQPFPAVFLHAERGLLNESTSLYGDPAKYEDHIAVERLPGSNHYTILFQPQYAAAVARALTNGAS is encoded by the coding sequence ATGACGTATCGCCTGGAACAGGTCGCGGGTCTCACCGTGGGGGTGTGGGGAGAACCCAACGGCACCCCGGTGCTGGCCATTCACGGGATCACGGCCAATCACCAGAGCTGGAAAGCCATCGCCGACGCCTACGACGGCCAGATCATCGCGCCCGACCTGCGCGGGCGCGGCGGCAGCTGGGAGCTGCCCGGTCCGTCGAGCATGGAACGGCACGCGGAGGACGCGCTGGCCGTCCTCGACGAACTCGGCGTCGAAAAAGCGATCATCGCCGGCCACTCGATGGGCGGGTTCGTCGCGTCGGTGCTCGCCCACCGGCACCCCGAGCGCGTCGAGCGGCTCGTCCTGGTCGATGGCGGTATACCGTTCCCGCCGATCGAGGACGACGTCGACCGGGTCATGGAGGCGATCCTCGGCCCGGCGCTCTCCCGGCTGGAGATCACCTGGCCCGACCGCGAGGCCGTCCACCTGTTCTGGAAGGCCCACCCGGCGCTGTCCGACTGGAACTCCTACGTCGAGGCCTACGTCGACTACGACGTCGGCGACGGTGAGACCGACCTCCGCAGCCGGATCGCGCCGGAGATCATCCGGGCCGACGGCCGGGACATGCACCTCGGCCAGGCCGCCAAGGACGCCTACGCCGACCTGCCGAACCAGCCGTTCCCGGCCGTGTTCCTGCACGCCGAGCGCGGTCTGCTGAACGAGTCGACCTCGCTCTACGGCGATCCGGCGAAGTACGAGGACCACATCGCGGTCGAACGTCTCCCCGGGTCGAACCACTACACGATCCTGTTCCAGCCGCAGTACGCCGCCGCGGTCGCCCGCGCCCTGACGAACGGAGCCTCGTGA
- the ligD gene encoding non-homologous end-joining DNA ligase, with amino-acid sequence MAEKDRLARYRAMRSADRTPEPVPESAPEPRAGNSFVIQEHHARALHWDFRLERDGVLVSWAIPKGLPPDPKQNHLAVHTEDHPLDYASFEGRIPEGEYGGGNVSVWDYGTYDLEKWTDREVKVVLHGNRSEGRYVLFKTGNGEGKRGRDWMIHRMDPPADGWKPLPELVPPMLATLGALPATDDGWAYEMKWDGVRLVLYISGGRVRALTRNNRDVTSTYPELHALAASVGTRQLVLDGEVVAVDAGGRISFGALQPRMHVARPNKTLLTNVPVTYLAFDLLHLDGEPLLERPYAERRQKLTELGLKGPHWSTPPHFDGGGEDAVATSRAQGLEGVVAKRLTSKYLAGKRTRDWLKVKNIRTQEVVVGGWRPGAGRREGKIGSLLVGIPGENGLDYVGHVGTGFTDAVLDDLTRRLRRTERKTSPFSAELPRPHAKDAHWVTPHLVGEVAFGEWTGDGLLRHPAWRGLRADKKPGDVAREN; translated from the coding sequence GTGGCCGAGAAGGACCGGCTGGCGCGTTACCGGGCGATGCGCTCAGCCGACCGCACGCCCGAGCCCGTTCCGGAGAGCGCTCCGGAACCTCGTGCTGGGAACTCCTTCGTCATCCAGGAGCACCATGCCCGGGCCCTGCACTGGGACTTCCGCCTCGAGCGCGACGGCGTCCTGGTCTCCTGGGCGATCCCCAAGGGCCTCCCGCCCGACCCGAAACAGAACCACCTCGCCGTCCACACCGAGGACCACCCGCTCGACTACGCGAGCTTCGAGGGCCGCATCCCCGAGGGCGAGTACGGCGGCGGCAACGTCTCGGTCTGGGACTACGGCACCTACGACCTGGAGAAGTGGACCGACCGCGAGGTGAAGGTCGTGCTCCACGGAAACCGATCCGAGGGTCGGTATGTGCTGTTCAAGACCGGAAACGGCGAGGGAAAACGCGGCCGGGACTGGATGATCCACCGCATGGACCCGCCCGCCGACGGCTGGAAGCCGCTGCCCGAGCTCGTGCCCCCGATGCTCGCGACGCTCGGCGCCCTGCCGGCCACCGACGACGGCTGGGCCTACGAGATGAAGTGGGACGGCGTCCGGCTCGTGCTCTACATCTCCGGCGGACGCGTCCGCGCGCTCACCCGCAACAACCGGGACGTGACCAGCACGTACCCGGAACTCCACGCGCTGGCGGCGAGCGTCGGCACCCGGCAGCTGGTCCTCGACGGCGAGGTCGTCGCGGTCGACGCCGGTGGGCGGATCAGCTTCGGCGCGCTCCAGCCCCGGATGCACGTCGCCCGCCCGAACAAGACGCTGCTCACCAACGTCCCCGTGACCTACCTCGCGTTCGACCTCCTGCACCTGGACGGGGAGCCGCTGCTCGAACGTCCGTACGCGGAGCGTCGGCAGAAGCTCACCGAGCTGGGCCTGAAAGGCCCGCACTGGTCCACCCCGCCGCACTTCGACGGCGGCGGGGAGGACGCGGTCGCGACGAGCCGCGCGCAGGGCCTGGAGGGGGTCGTCGCGAAGCGGCTGACCTCGAAGTACCTGGCCGGGAAACGCACGCGGGACTGGCTGAAGGTCAAGAACATCCGGACGCAGGAGGTCGTCGTCGGCGGCTGGCGCCCGGGGGCCGGGCGCCGCGAGGGGAAGATCGGCTCGCTGCTCGTCGGTATACCGGGGGAGAACGGCCTGGACTACGTCGGGCACGTCGGCACCGGCTTCACCGACGCGGTGCTCGACGACCTGACCAGGCGGCTGCGCCGGACCGAACGCAAGACCAGCCCGTTCAGCGCCGAGCTGCCCCGGCCGCACGCCAAGGACGCGCACTGGGTGACGCCGCACCTGGTCGGCGAGGTCGCGTTCGGCGAGTGGACGGGTGACGGACTGCTCCGCCACCCGGCCTGGCGGGGCCTGCGCGCCGACAAGAAGCCGGGCGACGTGGCCCGCGAGAACTAG